The genomic segment CCTACCCGTCAACGGTGCTGATGACTGTCGTGCCGGCCCGGGTGGCCGGCGTCGACGAGATCGTCGTCTGCACGCCGCCCGGACCGGACGGCTCGGTGAACCCCACCATCCTCGCCGCGGCGGAGATCACCGGCGCCGACCGCGTGTTGCGGATCGGCGGAGCGCAAGCCATTGCCGCGATGGCGTACGGGACCGCCTCGGTGCCGAGGTGCGACAAGATCGTGGGGCCCGGGAACGCGTACGTGGCCGAGGCCAAGATGCAGGTCGCCGCCTCCGGGGTTTGCGGCATCGACGCCCAGGCGGGGACCACCGAGGTCGCGATCATCGCCGACCACACCGCGGACCCGCGGCTGGTGGCCTGTGACCTGGTCGCGCAGGCGGAGCACGATCCGCGGGCCCTGTGCCTGTTGATCACGCCGGACGCCGGTCTGATCGACCGCACCCTCGCGGCGCTGGAGGAGGAGGTCGCCCACACGCGGCACACCGAGCGGGTCCGCACGGCGCTGCGTGACCGGGGTGTCGCGCTGCTGGTGCGTGACCTCGACCAGGCGGTTGCGGCCGCTGACGCGTTCGCCGCCGAGCATCTGGAGGTCCAGACGGAGAACGCACCGGCGGTCGCCGCGCGCGTCCGCGCAGCCGGTGCGATCTTCGTCGGCCACGACACACCGGTCGCGCTCGGCGACTACTGCGCGGGCCCCAACCACACGCTGCCGACGGGTGGGACCGCCCGGTTCTGCAACGGTCTGTCGACCGCGGACTTCGTCGTGCGGGTGAACTGGGTGGAGTACGGGCGCGACGCGCTCGGTGACCTGCTGCCCGTCGTGGATGCGTTGGCGGCCGCGGAGGATCTGCCGGCACACGCCGCGGCCGTCCGCGCGCGGCTGGAGACGGCCGACGCCGTCACGGGTGGACCACGTGACGTCGCCGGTGCCTGAGGCGGGTCCGGTGGGGCGGGTCCCCGTCCGCGACGACCTGCTCGGCACGACGCCGTACGGGGCGCCGCAGCTCGACGTTGCCGTCCGCCTGAACACCAACGAGACGCCGTACCCACCGCCGCAGGCGTTCTTCGACCGGCTGGCGGCGCGGCTGCCGGCACTGCCGCTGCAGCGGTACCCGGACCGCCAGGTCAGCGACCTGCGTACGGGGCTGGGTGCGCGCTTCGGGCGTGGCGCGGACGAGGTGTGGGCGGCCGCGGGATCGAACGAGGTGCTGCTACAGCTGTTCCAGGCGTACGGTGGTCCCGGACGTCGTCTGCTGCTGACCAGGCCCGGGTACTCGGCGCATCCGTTGATCGCGCGCGCCGCGTCGACCGACGTGGTCGCGGTGGATCTGGTGTCCGACTTCACGCTCGACCCAGTCGCGGCGACCGACGCGGCCAAGCGCTCCGGGGCCCACGTGATCTGCGTCGCCAGTCCCCACAACCCCGCCGGCACCCTCGTCGCCCCCGACGTCGTCCGGGCGTTGCACGATGCCAGCGACGCGTTGGTGGTCGTGGACGAGGCGTACGTCGAGTTCGCCGACGACGGCGCCAGCGCGGTCCGACTGCTCGACGAGCTCGACCGACTGGTGGTGTGCCGGACGTTCTCGAAGGCGTGGCGCCTGGCCGGGTTGCGGTTGGGCTACCTGCTGGCGCCGCCGTGGGTGATCGACGACCTGCGCAAGGTCCGCCTGCCCTACCACCTCGACGCGATCACCCAGACCGCGGGACTGGTGGCGCTCGAGCTGGCCGACGCCATGACGGCGCACGTCGCCGAGATCGTCGCCGAACGCGACTGGCTGACCGCCTGCCTGGCGGAGCTGCCGGGCCTGCACCCGTTCCCGTCACAGGCCAACTTCGTACTGGTGCGCGCACCGGACGACACGCTGTTCGACCGCCTGCTCGACCACGGCGTGCTGGTCCGCGACTTCGCCCACGCGCCGGGCCTGACCAACTGCGTCCGCGTCACCGTCGGCACGCGGGCCGAGCATGACGCGCTGCTGGCCGCCCTGCACCGGGTGCTGTAGCGCGACGCAACGTCGGAGGTCCACGAGGCGCATCTGCACGCCCGTGCGTCACTGGTACACGTGATGCGGAGCGGCCGACGATACGTCAGTCGAAGACGACAGTGACGTCGCGGAACCCCAGTGACGTCAGCAGGCTGCGCAGCATCGCCTCGGTGTTGCGGTTGGCGAGCTCGACAAGCCCGCTCTCGGTGGCCGCGCGCTCCAGGCGGCCCTCCGCCATCCGGTACAGAGGCTGGTCATCGGTCGGCGAGTCGGAGAACAGGCCGGCCAGACGATCGAGCAGGCCGCGTTCGCGACTGAACACGTAGCTGCGGTCGGGGTCGACGTTGGCCTCGGTGAGCTCGGCGTCGGGCAGGCGGATCGTCACGCGCTCACGTGCGTCGTCGACGGCGACCGCGTCCTCGCCGAGGTCGGAGAAGTCGACCGCGGCGTCCACAGTACCGACCGCGACGAACAGGGTGCGCTCACCCGCGATCTGACGGGGCAGGTTGCGAACGGTGTCCTCACTGTCGACGATCACCTGGAACTCGCCGGTGGCGGCGTGGAACTCCGCGAGATCGCGCACCGCCAGCAACACGGCGGGCTGGGTGCGGTCGACGGTGTCGCGGTCGAACGGGTTGAAGCCGGACACCAGGCGCCCGAGCAGCAGCAGCGCGACCAACGTCGAGCCCAGCACGACCAGGCCGATCACCAGCAGCCAGCGACCGGGACCGCCCCGTCGCGGGGGTCCGGTCAGTCCGGTCACGGCGCGCCGGGTGTCGCGCGCGTCGGGCGCCGGTGTGCGCGGGACCTGCGGTCGCGTGTCGGCCGGCGTCACCTCGTACGTGTCGTCGTACGTGTCGTCGCCGTCGCTGCGGAGCCAGGTTGGGTTCATGCCGCTGCACCGTCCCCCGTTTCGCCTACGCTGTCGGCGGCACCCACAGCAAGGATTGCAGGCCCGTGAGTCGTACCGCTTCCGTACACCGCACGACCGGCGAGACCGATGTCAAGGTGGATCTCGATCTCAATGGTACAGGAGCGACCACCATCCGGACAGGGGTGCCGTTCTTCGATCACATGCTCGCCCAGCTCGGGCGCCATGGCCGCATCGACCTGTCGGTCCACACCGAGGGAGACCTCGAGGTGGACGCGCACCACACCGTCGAGGACACGGCCATCGCGCTCGGGAGCGCGCTGGCGGAGGCGCTCGGCGACAAGGCGGGCGTGGAGCGCTTCGGCGACGCCACGGTGCCGATCGACGAGGCGCTCGTGCGGGTGGCCATCGACCTCTCCGGCCGCCCGTACCTGGTGTATGACGCCATGACGCCCGTCGCGCTGATCGGTACCTACGAGAGCTCGCTGACGAAGCACTTCTTCGAGGCGCTCGCCGCCAACGCGAGGATCACGCTGCACGTCCAGAAGCTGTCAGGCGACAACAGCCACCACATCCAGGAGGCGGTCTTCAAGGCGGTCGCGGTGGCGCTGCGGCGCGCCGTCGCCGTCACCGGCTCGGGCGTGCCGTCCACCAAGGGAACACTGTGAGTGCGGTCGCCGGGGCCGGTGTGCCGCACGAGGTCGCCGGGCCGAGCAGCGGCGGTGGTGGAGCCGCCGCTCGCCGACCGGTCACGGCGGCCGTGCTCAACTACGAGGCGGGCAACGTGCGGTCCGCGCAACGTGCGCTGCTACGTGCGGGGGCCGACGCCTTCATCACCGGTGACGGTGCCGCGGCGGCCGGTGCCGATCTGCTCGTGGTGCCCGGTGTCGGGCACTTCGGGCAGTGCGTGCGCCACTTCCGCGCTGCCGGGTTCGAGTCGTTGGTGCGCGACTGGACCGCGGCGCAGCGTCCACTGCTGGGGATCTGCGTGGGCATGCAGATCCTGTACGCCGGCAGCGACGAGGATCCCGCGGCCGAGGGCCTCGGGCTCCTGCCGGGCCACGTCCGGCGCCTACCGGGTGACGTCGTGGTGCCCCACATGGGCTGGGACGTCGTCCGTGTCGTGCGGGACGACCCGGCCGTCACCGGCCTCGACGGGCAGCGGTGCTACTTCACGCACAGCTACTACGCGGACCCGGCCCACGACGGCCACGTGCTCGCGGTCTGCGACTACGGCCCCGGGTTCCCGTGCGTCGTGCGGACCCGATCGGTGCTCGGGCTGCAGTTCCACCCAGAGAAGTCCGCGGACGTCGGCGCGAGGATGCTGCGCGACCTCGTCGCCTCGGTCCACCAGGGCCGTGTCGGCGCGGAGGTCGTGTGATGCGGATCCTGCCCGCGGTCGACATCCGTGACGGCCGCGCCGTGCGTCTCGTCCAGGGGCGCGCCGACGCCGAGACCGTCTACGACGACGATCCCGTCGCGGCCGCACGCCGGTGGGTCGACCAGGGGTCGGACTGGCTGCACGTGGTCGATCTGGATGCCGCGTTCGAGGGCGACCCGCGCAACCGGCACCTCATCGCCGACATGTGTGACGCGACGGGCGCCCGGGTGCAGGCGTCGGGCGGCATCAGGACCCTGGACGACATCGAGCGGTCCATCGGCTACGGCGCCGCGCGGGTCGTCATCGGCACGATGGCGCTGGAGGACCCGCGGTTCGTCGCGACGGCGCTCGACGCGTTCGGTGAGCACATCGTCGTGGGCCTGGACGCCGACGGCACGAGGTTGCGTGCCCGTGGGTGGACGGCCGACGGCGGTGACCTGTGGTCCGCCCTCGACCGGTTGACCGAGCTGGGCGTGGGACGGTTCGTGTTCACCGACATCGCGCGCGACGGCACGCTCGGCGGCCCCAACCTCGACCGCCTGGCGGCCGTCACCGAGCGCACGACCGCGCAGGTCACCGCCAGCGGCGGTGTCAGCTCGCTGGACGATCTCGAACGGCTGGCCGCGGTGCACCTGCGCGTGGACGAGGTGATCGTCGGTAAGGCGCTGTACGCCGGACGGTTCTCGGTCGCCGACGCCCTGGCACTGGTGGGCGGCGCCGCGTGACGTTGGCCGTCCGTGTGATCCCGTGCCTCGACGTCACCGGCGGGCGCGTGGTCAAGGGCATCAACTTCGTGGACCTGCGCGATGCCGGCGATCCGGTCGAGCTCGCGGCGACCTATGACGCCGAGGGCGCCGACGAACTGGTGTTCCTCGACATCACCGCGTCGTCGGACGACCGCGACACCATCTACGGCGTCGTCCGGGCGACCGCCGACCAGGTGTTCATCCCGCTGACCGTCGGCGGCGGGGTCCGCAGCGTCGACGACGCCCGCCGGCTGCTGCTCGCGGGCGCCGACAAGGTCGCGTTCAACACCGCCGCCATCACCCGTCCGCCGCTGATCACCGAGGCGGCCGACGCGTTTGGCTCGCAGTGCGTCGTCGTTGCGATCGACGCCCGCCGCCGCGCGGACGACGGCGGCTGGGAGGTCACCACCCACGGTGGCCGGCGCCCGGTCGATCTCGACACGGTGGCCTGGGCGGCCGCGGCCGCCCGCCTGGGTGCCGGCGAGATCCTGTTGACGTCGATGGACCGTGACGGCACGAAGGCCGGGTTCGACCTCGACCTGCTCGCGGCCGTGACCGAGGCCGTCAACATCCCGGTCGTCGCGTCGGGCGGCGCGGGCGCAGCGGAGCACATGGCCGAGGCGGTGACGAAGGGCGGCGCGTCGGCTGTCCTGGCCGCGAGCATCTTCCACTTCGGCGAGCTGCGCATCGCCGACGTCAAGCGGACGATGGCCGCCGCGGGCATCCCCGTCCGCCTCCGCGGCGCGTCGGTCAGCAGCGACGGGCCGACGTAGACCACGCTGAACGGGCCGCCGGGCGCGTCGGGGTCTTGACGTCGACGAAGCCGGCGTGGCGCAGATAGCCGTGGGCAGGATCCTCCGCCTCGTCAGCCAGCAGACGTTGCGCACGGCTGATCCACCCGGCGCCGATGACGTCGTCGCCGCGGAGGAACAGCATCACCGCGACGTCGATCCCGATCCGCGCGGCATCGGCCGGACGGGCGGCCGCCCAGTCGCGGCGCGTGGGGGCGTCGCGGGCGTGCTGCAGGAGGTCCGACGCGTGCATCACCAGGAGCTGCCGATCGCGGCTCTGCCGAGCATCGCGGGCCGCACGCCGACGCTGCTAGCGTTGCGCGCATGGACCCCTCGCGCCTGCGCTACGACGAGCGGGGCCTCATCCCGGCGATCGTGCAGCAGCACGACACGGGTGAGGTCCTGATGATGGCGTGGATGTCCGCCACGACGGTCCATGAGTCGCTCGATCTCGGGGAGACGGTCTTCTGGTCGCGCAGCCGCGCCGAGCGCTGGCACAAGGGCGCGACCAGTGGCAACACGCAGACGATCGTGTCGATGACCGCGGACTGCGACGCCGACGTGCTGCTGATCGCGGTGGACCAGCAGGGGAGCGGCGCCTGCCACACCGGCGCGCGCACCTGCTTCCACCGCGAGCTCAGCGCGAAGGTCGGCGGGGAGAGAAGGGCGGGCGGCGGCGGAGAGGACGACGGGGATGTCTGAGCTGTACCGGCCCACCCGTGGGGAGTTCGCGGCTCTCGCCGCTGACGCGGAGGTGGTGCCTGTGTGGCGCGAGGTGCTCGCCGATCTGTACACGCCGCTCGGTGTCTACACGCGGTTGCGCGACAGCGACGGACCCACGTTCCTGCTCGAGTCGGTGGAGCACGGCGAGCGCTGGGGCCGCTACTCGTTCATCGGGCTGGACCCCATCCTGTCCATCCGCGCGTGCGACGGGCTCGTGACCGTGACCGGCGACGCCCCGGACGCCGTGCGCGACGCCGCAGCGACCGGCGACCCGCTCGAAACGGTCGACGCGGTGCTGCGCTCCATGGCCGCACCCCGCGACGTCGACGGGCTCCCCCCGCTGTTCGCCGGACTCGTCGGCTACCTCGGCTACGACGTCGTGCGATGGATCGAGGACATCCCGGAGTCGGGGTCCGACGACCTGCGGTTCGACGACGTCCGCCTCGACCTGCCCGGGCGCATGGTCGCGTTCGACCACCTGCGTCAACGCCTGGTCGTCGTCACGAACGTCGTGGTCGGTGACGACCCCGTGACGCAGTACGAGCGCGCGGTCGCCGGGTCCGAGGAGATGGTCGCCCGGCTCGACGCCCCGCAGACGGTCCATCCCGTCGCGCCCCCGCAGGCGGTCACCGTCGACGACGCGACGGCCACCATGTCGCGCGAGGACTACGAGCAGTCGGTACGCGTTGCCAAGGAGCACATCACAGCCGGCGACGCCTTCCAGATCGTGCCGTCGTTGCGGTTCCGTCTGGACACCGACGCCGACGCCGACGGCATCTACCGGGTCCTGCGCGTGATCAACCCGTCACCGTACATGTACCTGCTGGACTGGGGCGACCAGCAGGTCGTCGGTTCGTCGCCCGAGGCGCTGGTCAAGCTGACCCGTCGCACGGCGTCGACGTGGCCGATCGCCGGGTCGCGACCGCGCGGCGCCACGCCGGCGGCCGATGCCGAGCTGGAGAAGTCGCTGCTGGCCGACGAGAAGGAGCGCGCGGAGCACGTGATGCTCGTCGACCTCGCCCGCAACGACCTCGGACGGGTGTCCGAGATCGGCAGCGTGGGCGTCGACCCGTTCATGTCGGTCGCCCGCTACAGCCACATCATGCACCTGTGGTCAGGCGTGTCGGGGACCCTGCGCGATGATGTCTCCGCTGTGGACCTGGTGCGTGCGACGTTCCCGGCCGGAACCTTGACGGGCGCACCGAAGGTCCGCGCGATGGAGATCATCGACGACCTCGAGCCGACCCGACGCGGTCCGTACGGTGGCGGCGTCGGCTACCTCTCGCTCAGCGGTGACATGGATCTGTGCATCACCATCCGCACGCTGCTGTTGCGTGACGGTCACGCCTACGTGCAGGCCGGCGCCGGCATCGTGGCGGACAGCGATCCGGCACGCGAGTACGAGGAGTGCCGCAACAAGGCGATGGCGCTGCTGGCCGCCGTCCGTGCCGCCGAGCGCTTCGACACGCGCGGGGCCAGGGATGTCACGCCGCACTGACGTCGCGACGCTCGCCCCGTTCCTCGGGGTGGCCTGCGCCCTGGTGCTGCTGGGTGCGGGCTCGGCCACCTGGACGTACGAGCCGGTCGCGCGCTCGGTCGGCGACGTCGCACTCGTCGACACAACCGCGACGGCCGGCGTCGAGATCGCTCCGCTGGCAGTGGTCGTGGCTCTCGCGGGTGTGGCGGGCAGCATCGGGTTGCTGGCGACACGCGGCGGCGCCCGACGCATGGTCGCGCTGGTGCTGGTCGTCGTCGGAGTGGCGGGCGTGACCGGCGTCGGTGTCGGCGTCGCGCGCCTGTTCACGATCGATGGCACGGTGACGCTGGCGCCGTGGCTGGCGGTGGCGGGCGCTACGGGGATGCTCGCGGCCGCACTGGCGAGCATCGGACGGCCGTCGCGGCGCATGCCGGCGCGCTACGAGGTGGACGCGGCCCCCGCCGACGACGAGTGGCGGTTGGCGAGCGACACGGGTGGGTCCGATCGGCACACGAGCTACGCTTCGCCCTCCGGTGCGACCGGTCGGGGCGACGACGAGGATGATCAACGGTGACCACGTCATCCGACCGCGGCGCGGAACCCGTCGACACCAGCTCCACACCCCGACCGCAGGGCGGCGCCCGGCAGGCATCGTCGTTCCTGTCCCGCGTCTGCGCCGAGGCGCGCGAGCGCGTCGCGGACGCGCGCCGCCAGGAGCCGCTCGGGGCGCTCCGGACGCGGGCGGCCGGCACGGCGGACCCGCCACCGTTCGGTCCGGCGCTGCGTGGAGGGATCATCGCCGAGGTCAAGCGGGCCAGTCCGTCCCGCGGCGTCATCGCCGCCGACCGTGACGCGGCCACCCAGGCCCGCGGCTATGTCGACGGGGGCGCCGCGGCGATCAGTGTGCTCACCGAGCCCGGCCACTTCCACGGCAGCCTCGACGATCTCGCGGCGGTCGCGTCCGCGGTCCCGGTGCCGGTCCTGCGCAAGGACTTCATCGTCGACGCCTACCAGGTGTACGAGGCACGCGTGGCCGGCGCCGCCGCCGTGCTGCTGCTGGTCGCCGCACTCGACCAGGCCGCGCTGGTCGACCTACTGCACCTGGCGGTGGATGCAGGCGTCGATGCACTCGTCGAGACGCACGCCGCCGACGAGGTCGACCGGGCCGTCGCAGCCGTCGCGGCCCTGCCGGACGGCCATCCTCCCGTCATCGGTGTCAACGCCCGCGACCTGCGCCGCCTGATGGTCGACCGCTCCAGGTTCGCGGAGCTCGCGGCAATGTTGCCGCGCGGTGCGGTGGTCGTGGCCGAGAGCGGTGTGTCGGGTCCCGCGGACGTCGCGGCGTACCGACGCGCGGGCGCGCATGCCGTGCTGGTCGGCGAGCACCTCATGCTCGCGACCGATCCGGTGGCGGCGACGCGGACACTCGTGGACGCCGCCCGCAATCCAACCCTGTCCGACTCCAGCTGAAGGACCGATCGTGCACGACAGCCACTACGGCCGCTTCGGGGGCCGGTTCGTCCCCGAGGTGCTGACGACGACGCTCGACGAGCTCGAGGCTGCGTTCGACAAGGCGCAGACCGATCCCGAGTTCCACCGGGAGATGGACGCGTTGCGGCGTGACTACGGCGGTCGGCCGACCAAGCTGTACCTGGCCGAGCGGCTGACCGCCCACGCGGGCGGCGCGCGGATCTACCTCAAGCGCGAGGACCTGGCGCACACGGGCAGCCACAAGCTGTGCAACGTGCTCGGCCAGGGGCTGCTCGCGCAGCGCATGGGCAAGAAGCGGTTGATCGCCGAGACCGGAGCCGGTCAGCATGGCGTCGCCACCGCCACCATCGCCGCCCTGCTGGGCATGGAGTGCCGGGTGTACATGGGCGAGGAGGACTGCCGGCGCCAGCGCCTCAACGTCGTGCGGATGCAACTGATGGGCGCCGAGGTCATCCCGGTGACCACCGGGACGCGCACGCTCAAGGACGCGATCAACGAGACGATGCGCGACTGGGTGACCAACGTCGAGACCACCCACTACCTGCTCGGTTCGGTCGTCGGCCCACACCCATTCCCGCTGATCGTCCGCGAGTTCGTGAAGGTCATCGGCGAGGAGGTCCGTGCCGAGATCCTCGAGCGTGAGGGTCGCCTCCCGGATGCCGTGATGGCCTGCGTGGGTGGCGGTTCGAACGCCATGGGCATCTTCCACCGCTTCATCACCGACGACGACGTCCGGCTGATCGGCGTCGAGGCCGGCGGGGACGGCCTCGGCAGCGGCAGGCACTCGGCGACGCTGGTCGCCGGGACCGAGGGGATCCTGCACGGTGCCCGGTCCTACGTGCTGCAGGACGACTACGGCCAGGTCCACCCGACCCACTCGATCTCCGCCGGGTTGGACTATCCCGGCGTGGGCCCCGAGCATGCGTGGCTGCGCGACACGGGCCGCGCGACGTACGTCGCCGCGACCGACGCGCAGGCGCTGGAGGGATTCCGACTGCTGTGTGAGCTCGAAGGGATCATCCCGGCGCTCGAGTCGGCGCACGCCGTTGTACCGGCCATCGAGGTCGCACGCGAGCTCGGCACCGACGGCATCGTCGTGATCAACCTGTCCGGCCGCGGTGACAAGGACGTCGACGAGGTGTCACACGTGCTGGCGTTGTCGACGCCCACCGACGACGCGACGTCGGAGGCGGCGTCGTGAGCCGCGTCAGCGACGCGATCGCCAAGGCCAACGCGGACGGCCGCGCCGCGCTGATCGTCTACCTGCCGGCCGGGTTCCCGGACATGGACACGTCCCGGGCGTGCCTGGAGGCCGCCGCGGCGGCGGGTGCGGATCTGCTCGAGGTGGGATTCCCGTATTCGGACCCGCTGATGGACGGGCCCACCATCCAGCAGGCCAACCAGGTCGCGATGGACGCCGGTTACACCCCGTCGGACGACTTCGAGATGTGCGGGCGACTCACCGCCGCGATCGATGTCCCTGCCGTCGTCATGACCTATTACAACATCTGCTGGCACTTTCCGGTCCCCGCCCGCCGGCTCGCTGACGCTCGCCCTCACCACGGCGTGCCCGACGGTCTCGAGGGGTTCGCGGGCGCCGCGGCGCAGGCCGGTCTCGCCGGCGCGATCATCCCCGACCTGCCGGTCGCCGAGAGCGGTCCGTGGCTGGACGCCGCCGCGGCCGCCGACCTGGCGAGCATCTTCCTCGTCGCGTCCACGTCGGACGACACCCACCTCGCCGACGCCGCGGACGCCAGCACCGGCTTCGTGTACGCGACGTCCACCCTGGGGGTCACCGGAGCCCGCGAGTCGCTGTCGCAGCGCGCGCGGCCGCTGGTCGAACG from the Euzebyales bacterium genome contains:
- the trpA gene encoding tryptophan synthase subunit alpha, encoding MSRVSDAIAKANADGRAALIVYLPAGFPDMDTSRACLEAAAAAGADLLEVGFPYSDPLMDGPTIQQANQVAMDAGYTPSDDFEMCGRLTAAIDVPAVVMTYYNICWHFPVPARRLADARPHHGVPDGLEGFAGAAAQAGLAGAIIPDLPVAESGPWLDAAAAADLASIFLVASTSDDTHLADAADASTGFVYATSTLGVTGARESLSQRARPLVERLRRVTDRPVCVGIGVSTAVHARTVAGFADGVIVGSAAVRAVADGGPDAVTALVADLAEGCRRGYRRS